One Aegilops tauschii subsp. strangulata cultivar AL8/78 chromosome 7, Aet v6.0, whole genome shotgun sequence genomic window carries:
- the LOC109768679 gene encoding acetylajmalan esterase, translated as MASSTAFLLLLVAALHVCCCRGQGGHAGTGVAAIYSLGDSITDTGNLVKEAPPGAFETIKHLPYGLTFGRPTGRCSDGLLMIDFLAQDMGLPFLNPYLAMNRSFDHGANFAVAGATAMDPADQFNGRFSMPFTANSLKLQLRWFKDFMKSTFNTDEEIRKRLQSSLVLVGEIGGNDYNFALFGNKNVSEVEKLIPAVVQTIIDATKEVLDMGASRVIVPGNFPIGCLPSYLTAMAEPETSAYDSAGCLKDLNLFAAKHNAQLQRAVAGLRASYPDAAIAYADYFNSFLSLLKGAPALGFDEDSTHKACCGAGGKYNYDVRRACGVEGAAVCADPSAYVSWDGIHMTQAAYKAMSRLIYHGGYLQPQILSFPENNGQT; from the exons ATGGCTTCCTCAAcggctttcctcctcctcctcgtcgctgcCTTGCACGTGTGTTGCTGCCGCGGGCAAGGTGGCCACGCCGGCACCGGCGTGGCGGCGATCTACAGCCTGGGCGACTCCATCACGGATACGGGGAACCTGGTGAAGGAGGCGCCGCCCGGCGCCTTCGAGACCATCAAGCACCTCCCCTACGGCCTCACCTTCGGCCGCCCCACCGGCCGATGCTCCGACGGCCTCCTCATGATCGACTTCCTCG CTCAGGACATGGGCCTCCCGTTCCTCAACCCTTACCTGGCCATGAACAGGAGCTTCGACCACGGAGCCAACTTCGCCGTCGCTGGAGCCACCGCCATGGACCCCGCCGACCAGTTCAACGGGAGATTCTCCATGCCTTTCACCGCAAATTCCCTCAAGCTGCAGCTCCGGTGGTTCAAGGACTTCATGAAGTCCACCTTCAACACCGACGAAG AAATTCGCAAAAGGCTCCAATCTTCTCTGGTTTTGGTCGGGGAGATCGGTGGAAACGACTACAACTTCGCCTTGTTCGGGAATAAGAATGTCAGCGAGGTGGAGAAACTCATCCCAGCCGTCGTTCAAACCATCATCGACGCCACCAAG GAAGTGCTGGACATGGGCGCTAGCAGAGTCATCGTCCCGGGCAACTTCCCCATCGGCTGCCTCCCGAGCTACCTCACCGCGATGGCCGAGCCGGAGACGTCGGCCTACGACTCCGCAGGCTGCCTCAAGGACCTCAACCTCTTCGCCGCCAAGCACAACGCGCagctccagcgagccgtcgccggTCTCCGGGCGTCGTACCCCGACGCGGCCATCGCCTACGCGGACTACTTCAACTCCTTCCTCAGCCTCCTCAAGGGCGCCCCGGCTCTCG GTTTCGACGAGGATAGCACGCACAAGGCGTGCTGTGGCGCCGGCGGCAAGTACAACTACGACGTGAGGCGGGCGTGCGGCGTGGAGGGGGCGGCGGTGTGTGCGGACCCGTCGGCGTACGTGAGCTGGGACGGCATCCACATGACCCAGGCGGCGTACA